TTGGTGATTCATGCAGTTAAGTGCAAACCTTAGCCTTGCTGTCAGATTTAGACAGACAGAGTATGCCAGCAGTACCCCTCTCCCCCACACTAAACGCACAGAGCAAGTGTTGTCACCAGTCAAGGAGTAATTTCACAAAAATAGCCAGGCCTTGTGTGTTTGAGAAGCAAACGTTGCAGGGCGGTGAATCTTCCTGCTGTTTGTTGGTAGCAGCTTTTATTGTTTAATATTTTGCAATGCTCTTATATAAATCTAATTGATGTCTTTTGTATTAGTAACTGAACTgtgtatttgtttggtttggagaTGACCACCATAATGAGGGTTAATGATGAGAGGCCAGTTGCCAATAGCTAGGGGTGACATCCCACTGTCTTAGTCAATCAGGTGGTGAGAGTTTATTCTGTTGCTGCAATCCTGGTAACTCAATAGTTTGCTTCCTAATTCGTGGACGACCTTTCACCTAGACTTGGACAGAGCTGGATTTGGCCGTGGTAACTTGCTTGTGCAGTTTCAGGGCTTAAGTGCACCAGGAactattttgttatttctgtttcacTTCGATCTTGGAAATGTGCGTTCTCTTCATGGGGGCAATTTCTCCCACGCAGGAAGGCCCTAAGCGTAAGTGCCAGATGTCTCAGAGCATCAGTCTGGGATACATACAGAATTCTAGTTTATATAGCTTACTGGAGACACGTTTTTAGCATTtcatctaaaataataaaattcctaaagtgaaaagtaaaaaagtagtaatatacaaacatgtaaattttttttcctataaaagctATTTCAGCAGCTTTTGCCAATGGTACCCAGGCCATTGCTGAAGGGGAAATTTCCCTCTATGGCTGCTTACTCACACAAGTAAGTCACTAAACCTGATCCCACTGGGGCTGCTCCTGTTCACACAGAATCAGTGCCTGCGACAGGATGACTCAGAGGGTAAAATGGGATGTAATGGGCCACACATGGGCATTCCAGAAGAGTGTGTTCTCTCCCGTGCTAATTAATTTTCTGCTCTGCAAAATACTTAACAATACAAAAcactgctaatttattttttcattaaacatttccATCAGCCTCTTAAAGGTGCCTTTATGAACTCCATTCAGTCCTTTTCCATGTTGATTGACGAGTCAGGACTAATTACGTGGACAGTTTATTATCATGGCATGTTGTCCCTGAGCAGTGTGTTATTACACACTTATAAAATTGCGACGATACCCACCAACATCAGGAATTACATACTGCCAAAGGGAAgggaatttgaaaggaaaatgctgaggaCTCAGTGAACTTCTGGGAACACAGAGCTCAGATTccaggggagaaaggagaagatAGTATCCAACTTTGAGGGTGACTTCAATTACCTTGAGAAGTATGAGGCATGATAAAAATATGGCCCCCGCAGAGGATTTCATCATGAGGGGTAGGCTTCTCTactcactgggtaaaaaaaattactttctaataGCATCTGCCTATTTTACATATATAATGAGCCAAACTGTGTGTGGTCATGTTACTGCCTAGGAAGTGTTTGGAGTGAGGGACAGTTGtgcttccagtcattttcacCAGAAAACTTTCCCTGCTGAATTCATTCATATATTTATCTTTTCATATAAACTGTCAAGGTCTCTTGAGTCATATTTCACAGTTCTTTAGACAAATAATACCTGACATACCCTTCTCTGTTCTCCCAAATCTGGGAAGTATCCTTCTGCAGATAAAAGAACTGAAGCAAAGAAAGGTGAAGTAACTTGCCCAAGATCCCAAAACAAGTTTGCAGCTATGCTGGACACAGGATTTAGCTTTCCTTACTCCAGAATCACTAGGTCCTCACTCCTGCCTAATTAATGCAGGGCAGAGTCTCTGCAGCAGATGCTGAAAAGGGACCACCTGGGCTTAATGTTTAGCACCGGACCAGTGCAGGGCCCTCCTGCACCCTGCCATGTCTTACCAGCGTACTCGGCTCTGTAGTGTGGCCAAAGCCCTCCTGAGATCCCTAGCTAATGTTTAATCCAtggggggaggctggagagagCACAAATTAGCTGAGAGAGGTGTTTATTTGGAGGTCACATtcacctcccttttcccctcaagACAAGGTGGTAGGTAGTGGAGGGAAGAATCTGGTActgcatttgtaaagcaacttaTAATAAATGGGCTTTTCTGTCCTAGCTTTGTACCCAAGGGTGGGTCTTGACGTGCTGAGGATGCAGGAGGCTGAGTCGGTCAGAGTTCCCAGGACACAGGACAGTAAAAGGCAGCATTCCTCACAGGCGAGCTTTATGCAGTATGAAATGTTTTTGACAAGTATAATTAATTTTCCCATTTGTCCGCTTCCTAAAAGACCTTCCACATACCCAAGTGCCAGTGACCAACTCTTCTCAGAATCAAGCCTGTTTTGAAGGAGGTGAGGGTTGCAAAGGTCTGAAATGCTGATATCAGAAATGCTTATTCTGGACCAGCAGAGACTAAATGTTTAAGTGGTGAGAATGGGTCATAAGAAAGGAATATGGAGCTGTTGGGAGATGGTTCTCACCCTCTTCTTTGAATACAGATAAGGCTGAGGCCTCATGCTTCATGGCAGCATGGCAGCACAGCATACCCATATTTTCACAGACAGAAGCACATGCTGCAAAGATAACTTGTCTTTGAGGAAGAAAACCAACCCTATCATTTCTGGCCTTTATAGTAACCAAGATAACCCTCAGAGTGGGAGCAGTGTGCGAAAAATACAACAAGGTCTGCCTCAGTCTGCAGGAACCAAGAAGTAATAGACCCGAGAGGTCCATATTGCCTTCGTCATTATAGGAATCTGTTGATCAGAAGATTAGGAAGGTACTAACTTGAGAACACAGGTACTGCCTTGATTAGCAGTTTCATAGTCTTGTAAAAAGCATCTAATTTTGCGCTCCCAAGTAGGTGGAGCTTTGTTGGCAGGTGGAGCCTAGGAAAAGATTACCACTATTTTATTCTCCCCATCTAATGCTGCCCTGAGTGTTAAAGTGGAGTTAATTGCAGAGCAGAGGGTGCTGCAGGGGACTGCAGACTGCATCCCCCAGCCCTACTCCACGGACAGACAGTCGCTGCTGGAAGAGGGTACGCAAACGTGTTCAGGTGTTTGTCCCTGAGCCGTTCCGTGTTGCAGaatgctgccctgctcctgcccatcTCGGCCAGGGCTGGTACCCTTCAGAGTGCGCTGCTGCCCCCCGCTACCGCTGTTCTGGGAGTTAAACGTGTTAAAGCAGGattttgtctcttgttttttaaGAGAGAAACATTTTAGCTTTACCTATCATAGTAAACTGACTCTAATGCCAGTAAAGCATGCCTAATTGGCAGGATTTAGAGACTGATCATTTCAATTTATGCCCAGAACAGGTAGGGCAGCAATGAAAGCCTCTCCTACCCAACCCCACCCCTTCTCACCAATGTGCCTCAACCCTGCCCTGAAGGGACCACCTGGAGGGCTGAGAAGGGAGTTCCCTCCCTCTGCGCAATAAAAAGGCACAGTCCTGTAGTAAATACCAGGTTAAGCTTATGGCTGTTTAATAGTTAGTGTACCGCTGGTAATAAAGCTCTTGCAGGCCTCGTGCTGAAGAGCACCTGCTAGTGAATTAATGAAAAAGCAGGAGGCATTTGCTAAGGTTTTGCCTTTAAGGACTTGGCAGAAAACACTACAGTGGAATTTTCACTTCATGTTACCATGAGGTCAGTGGGAAAATAGTTCATTGCCCCTAGCCTGTCTGTTGGAAACAGTTCCCATCACTGTCACAGCTTGCAATACCCTTCCCAGAAACATGTACTGTTTGGTATCACTTCCTTCTTTTCAGGCCTCTTCACCACATGGAGATCCGCTGCCAAACCCTTTCCAATCCCTCAACCTTGCTCGAGAACTGTATCCCCTACAACCAGGCACAGGACTGTAGTAAAAGAGGTGTGAGTGCATCGTTCCCACCTATTCTGAGTGCCCCGTCCTCCACAAGCTGAAATCCACAGGAGCTAATTCTGGAGAAAGGTGCAATTGGCCAATATTTGTTATTGACAGAGGAAGAACTACCAAGGAGTAGTGGTTTTCCCCTGTAAAGTGAGAGCATCTGTTCATCTAAGTAAAatgttttgagggaaaaaaaaaggcaatcccTGTACGAATGCCACGTCTCTGTGAGCCTTAGCCTTTAGCTTATGCAATTgtacaactaaaataaaaataacattttccagtagCCATTAGTAGTACTCAGATTGCCCAATGCAGGCATCATTGCTTTTCTCAGCATCTGCTTTATCAGTTGTCTTCCAGCGTGTAGAAGTCCATGGTTCTTGGCAGCAGCTCTTGCTGATGTGGAGCAGGTTATTGCTTAAGAATCCTTTGATCAGCAGCCAGGTTCTAACACCATGCTCTGAAACAGTGGCTTTCCAGAACCTGGCCAGCGTACAAACTGGATGGGCTCCTTCAGTACAGTAGGAGGAAATCAGGACTCCTTTTGGCCTGTTTGAGTGCATCTCATTCACCGTCTTTCTGGACATCCAGATTTTCTATCACGTTTTCTTTCCCAGGACTTATGCCCGTGCCACAGCTGCTTCACAGCAGTAATCCAGAGGCCAGACAGCTGCAGCTGAGGCTCTGGAAGGATGTGTTTCAGCAGAGAATTTGGCACATCTGAAACTTTAAAGCTTGTGTTCAGCATTGTTTTGATTCTGCTCAGGTAGAACATACACTCAGGTACTTTGTTGCATTGGACCCAACAACAGCTGTGGGAGCATAGGCAGTATCCCACTTGTCAgatgtgttgtgggtttttttttcctgggaaacgCAAAAACGCTGAAGCCACTGTCATCTCCTTTTGTACAGGAAGAGACAGACAAATCAGCCCATGTGCATGGCTAGAACTTTCGAATTTGAAAACACACGAAATGAAAGTGCTCAAAATTTACTAGAGCATGTGCTGTAAAACTGAGCAAGGCTCAAAAATTTTCCCAGAGACACTGTGATCTCAGATCCATGTATATACAGATGCATGTAAATGCATCCATGTAAATACAGATCTATGCATTTGTCATTACTCATGCGAGTAATAATAGTTCCACTGAAATCACTACAGCTACGTGTATAAAATGAAGCACATAGGTAAGATCAGGATCTAAATATAATAGGCAAATATACCTGCAACTATGGCAATTGCACTCATAACTAGAGATGCACATATAAGTGCATATAGCTTCTATTACATGTAGGGGCTAACTGATAATCTAAAGATACATGATAAGCTGGTGAAAGAGCAAGGACCAGAAACTGTCTCTTTTGTTTCAAAGCTCGGTATTTATCCCTTGCATCTTAATTTCTGTCAGCGTTCTGCACTCATTAACTCTGCAGCTATGTAATTTGCTTTGAAAGTGGTTAAGGATACTGCACACCCAATAGCTGAAGTCAAACATAAAGgccttctgccttctcttctaCTCCTTCAGATTTGGGGACTCAAGCCCACAATCAGCACTATTCTTAACTTTAAGCACAGAAATATTTGCTGCCACCGTGAGTGGTCATCAATAACTCAGCAGCAAGTAAGCAGTGCTGCTCGGAAGTTATCTTTCTTCACTGAGCTGGCACAAAATCTGGCTTGTGTGCTGAAGTTAAGCGTGAGTGGCTTTGGTCCAGCTTGCATTCCTTTAAGCAACCAAACTCCTTGAtaattactcctttttttttttgtaattctacTCACCTCATTGTGTCAAGTAACCCCACAGATTTTATTCTGCTCCTTGTACATTTAAATATTGGGTATGCTGAAGTGTCGTAATAAATTATATTCTAGGTTCATTTTCTGCccttttgtatttcaaaaaaCAATACAGACAGAGTCTCTATTTCACTGTTTCAAATAAGACACCTAGGCTCAGAGGAGTGTGGCAAATCACTGTCAGAAACATCCACCCCTGAGTTATTGTCTAGATGGCAGAGGCTGGGGAAATGAGCAGAACAATGTTTCTGCGCGAGAACCACCGCTGctctccttctgcttctccaaCCGGCTCCAGGCACTTTCTCTTGTTCTTGTGATTCCCTTCCTGAATTACTTCAGCCAAGTAATTGTTTCATCATgttgcacagaaatattttcccatcaTGTCACCATGACATTCATTTCTAAAAACAAAGCTCCTCCGCTCGCTTGTAGAAAATATGTCGCAAAACTGTTGTGGACCCAGATCGCAGGTGAGCTAACGGAGGAGGGGAATGCAGCAGATGAGGTGTTAGAGGGATTTTTGCTTTGTGTGAAGGAGACGCTGATTCCTATTACTGTAATTTCTAGACAACATCAATGAGCTACTTACCACAGGCTTAATGAACTGCTGTTGCAATATACTAGCAAACCCAAGGTATTtatagaaaacaaacaagctcTTGCGCTTTGTTTGTGTGGGGATAGGGACCATAGCATCTTGTAGCCCCTATCAAAAATTCAGTTTCTCACGTTGACTGGCATGATGTACAGAGGTGCCTGCGTTCAAGCCCATCAAAACCAGGTCTGCTGACCGAGCCAGCGCTTCTATAGTGTGAGTTCTTAGAGGATTTACTCTGCAAATTGTACAAAATTATGAGACCTAACTAAAACCTCTGATTTAAATACCCTGAATTCTGAGAAAGTGCTTTGACAGCTATGTAACATGTGGTACAGGAATCCCAGAGGCAAGAGAAGATAGGACAGGGCAAGGAGAAAACTGGATATAGATCAAAGTCTTCCTTAGCTGTTAATTAGCTAGAAAATATTAATGGAATCAATTATTATTTGttatacaaataattttaatagtGACTACATCAATTCgtgaaaattttaaaacaaatgaggATTAAAGTTGGTGCTGCTCTATGAAATTGTGACAACTACTGGGAAGGTTTGGAACTAAATGCGTCCCTACCGTAAATGCAAATCAATTAGCTTCAGCAGCTATTAACCCGTTTATCCTTGTTTTGAATTCCAGCCCTAGTGTTTTTCAAATCTAACCACCAACATTTCTAGGAGGGGAGGAAAGCCTTTTATTCAAACAAAACATTGGAACAATTTAGCAGGTGGGGAAATGATCACGAAAGGCATTTTGGTTTCCAATAGAGTCTCCAATAGATCGAAGTGAGCAAATGAGAATCAGGGCTGTGCGGAACGTGAGAGCTCTGCCTGAGTAGGGCTCCGAGGCCGGGTGTGCTGGCGTCAAACCCCAGGGGTGGTGCCCCAGGCGGCCGCTGCCAGGATCATCTCAAAGAGAAACTCTCTTGAAATTTCACGTAGTTTTGCATCAGGCTAACACCACACCATAAATTTCACATGATCCTGATGTCAACCCAAGGCTGTATCTAATCTTTTTAGGTGTTTACATACTGACCATAGATTGTGCTCCTCATCTGCCCAGCCTGGCACAAAACAGCCTCAGTTCACGTGAAAGAATCGGGAACCTCAGAAAACCTCAGGCTATTATCCAAGTGTAGAGTTTCTACCAAGGTTTAGCTTTAGGTTGCAAAGACTAAACTCTCAGACTATGTTTTGGGTCCTACCAAATAGCTAAACAGAACTTCATTCTTTTAATGATTTCACTTGTCTGTTCAGTGAGTATCTCTCAACAGAAAACTAATTCCCTCACATATTTCATGTACAGGTTTGGCCACGCggttttattttggctttattgattgattaaaaaaaaagtattcggAATTTGAACTGAATTGTTTCCTTGGGAGTAGTTAACTATATTCCTAGTTTTGTTTGGATTTCCTGATTAATGTATTCCAACACACATGCATAGGTTTAAATTTTTCTTCACACTTCACATTAGTGTATGAGGTTTGCCCTAAAATTCTGACTGTTACGCATTTGTGTGGACTTAAACTCAAAAAAGGCTAACACTTGGGAGAGTGGTAATAAAATCTTTGTTGCATTAGCAATTGGCAGCAAAAAGAGTTAGAACCAAATTCATCATTACCCCCCATCCATCGTATAATCATCTGTATCCAGTGCAAACTGCATGCAGCACCCTGATGTTCCAGTTTGGGGGTGCTTTAGACTCACTTTGTCAGTATGAATGACAGGAAAATGCAAGGCAATGCTTATTGCATCTTAAGCTCTATCACTAcaaataacaaaagaagaagTGTAATTTGGCCTCataaattttttctctttattaaagcAGATATTGAGTTGCATTGACTTTTATTCTGGTCACAGCAAATGAAACATTGCTTGAAAACTAGCTAGTATGAGAGTAACTTCATATTTTTATACACATCCACATCAACGACTGCTGTTCTAGCAATGAAATTGTAAAGATAAACATTGTGCGCAAAGCTTTTTTCAGGTTGTAATTTTGATATCTGAAAGCTATTGCAGAATTTCAATGAGGAAAAGACCATACTGTTATCAAATGTGATCAAGTCTCCCTCCCAATAACCCTTTGGCGCATGTGTGCAATTTGGGTGATTTTATTTTATAGGGAGAAACAATTAGTAGAGAAACAAGGATAAATTTTCCTGCATCTTCCAAGAGTCAgtaagggaaggcagcaggaaaagtgTGAAAGCAACACCACAATGTCAGAGCTGCACGGGGCTATACATACTTTGGGCAGACAAGCAGAGAGTAACAATTACTATTAATAGATAGAAGAACTGCTAACAAAAttataattctatttttaaatattttgttttaaaataatacatacaATTGCTTTTGCAGAACTGACCACAACTGAATTCAAATAGCAAATGATAAAACAGTGCTAGAGGCTTTGGAAAGGGGATGCCAGTGCTAGGGATTAGATCTTACTTATTTCTACGTAGGAAAAAACTGTTATTTTAGTGGTAATGAGAAAGACCTGTATGAATCAGTCAAGGTAATAAataatttgaagggaaaaaaaaaaagcccaaacaaaataCTGTTTATAAACTTCCATAAAATTCAAAAGAGACTACTGTTTTGAATTTGTGCCTTAATTTCCCTGTCTGGTTTGCCTGCATATAGACTGCAAAGTCTTACCACGGGCTGTACTGAGTCGCTTTaggaaaagaagctgcagagacCCTGTCAGAAGACAACCGAGATGGACCAAGTTCTGCTTTCAGTCAACAGAATCTTGTTTGTAATGGGAAACTATATCAATATTTGGAGCTGAGCCACTGTTTGGACAGGGATTTTCCAGTTCTCCCCCTGTGATTAGAAAAGGTATTTGGAGTCTTTTGTCTACTTTAGTGCTTGGGAGTTTTCTCAGATTGATTTCcaactatttttttccagactatttttttctaggaaatgttttaattacaGGGGCTTTTTCATATGCTTGTTTATAAAGCAGGGTATTTTGTGACCTCTATGCATTTAATAGTGCTACAAAACTAAAATGTAAGTTATGTGGGTAATACAAGGTTAAGAATGAAGGATTCGGGAATTCTCTTTCCGACTCTTTCACGGATTCCTTCTGAGACTAGTGTGAAATTGGTGCATTTATGTCGTCAGTTTTCCTGTCTGTAACTGCATCTTTCTGACAAAAACTCATTGCTGCACAGGTTTCCTCCTGAACGAGAATTCTGTAATCCTAATTAAGAGATACATTGGAATACAGCAGTAATTTAAACATCATTCTTTACATGGCAGCAACACTGCCCTGGCTTTTCTGAACTGTGGCAGGCAAAGTTTAAGAACAGGGATTAGCTCATTCATACCTGGTAGAGCTCTATCTCCAAAACCAGActattatttaaacaaatataaataCCTTTAGTACATCTTATCTTTCAATCTACCGTGCCTCCAGCCCCCACAAACTGAACTTTTGTTGGAAGCTTTGtcatttagaaagaaataaataaatgtatccGAGAACATCTTCAGTCCTCCAGCAATTCCACCCTCAGCAGCACTCGGTTCTGACTGCTTGTAGGTTTGGGTAACACTACATGGCCTACAGCACAACAAGAAAATAGGATCTAACGATGTGGATAAGTTTCGTAACTAGAAGAATAGTAGAATAAACAGCCACAGGAGGCTGGAGTAATCATCGTCACGAGGGACAGTCAAGACAAGATCTAACGTCTATCTTGCCTGCAAGAACTTGAGTCATGCTGGTGCAGGAGCTAGCTCACCCTAGAAAATCTATTCTTAGGGTCTCAGAAAAACAACTTAACTGCACCGtacaaattaaaaagcaaacaagggaaATCTGCATCAGGACTAACACTCCACTGCTTACCACTGCACAGCTCTGAGCAGGAGCCATGGAGGCACTGGGGGAGCCGGGAACGTGTCACACATTTCAGTAAGAGCTCTGGGAGATTCACCCGCAGGAGGCCATCATCGCACGTgtcaaaaaaagcagaacagttcTTTCAGGAGAAAACATGCTTTGCTTAAAGAAACACCAGAAAGAAGCAACAAATTGAAGATTTGTCCTTCTGCAATCCACTGCTATTTGTATTGGAATGTATAGCAGTAAATTCAAGTTCACTGTCTTTATACAGAAACCCCCTTCCGCGTTCAGCTGTCCAACAGAGCACAGACGATTAAGGAGTTTCTTTTCTGGGGCACTGGGAATCTGGATCTGAAAACTTAACGCTTAAATTTGACCtaacaggaaaatggaaaatgctgaGTAAGACCCGATCATTTGCCCAACTCCCTCCATGTAACCAGCTTGAGACTGTTAACTTCTTATAGACCTCGACACAGCAGCATACAGCGGGGGCAGTAACACAACCTGGGGGCCCTGGCAAGGCTGGTTTGTTCCATCAGCAGGCAGAGCCTTAGTTCTACCTAAAACAAAGTTATGGCCTGCTAAAAActtcctcctctgccaccccccTCCACTTATCCGTTGCTTGCCCCCAgcaaacacacgtgcacacagaAACAAACACCCCTCATCAGAGAAACTCTATGTACAGTTTTTAGAAGAAGTCTCAAGAGAAAAGATGAGTGAGTTGTTCATACGCCTCTCACCTGGCTGGGTTTCATGAGAGCTTCCTGAGCAATGACCGAAATTACTGACATCCAACAGAAATGCTACTTTCTCATATTTATTCCTGTAAACTACAAACATAAGAAATGCTGAATCATAAGTTAGAGAATAGAAactctgtaaagaaaaaacaaaaaaaaacccaaaaaacaacaacagacaaaacaaccaaaacctcGTTTCAAGCTTCCTCCcttactttttcttcctccctcccgcTTCAGACTTGGTGTTACTTTGCCAAAGATTGGTCATGGTTTGGATAGCACATCTCGCTGTACACGCTCAGAACAGCAagaattgcaggaaaaaaacccaacacaaacaccTCCTCCCCAAACAACACCCAAGCGGCGGCTAAAGCAAGTGGttagaggaaataaaatgagGCAACAAGAACTGGCTGAagcttccagctctgctctttgctgggtttcttttggggtttttgtttttcgatttgggtgggtttttttccctttctctgagtCACAGAGAAAGCCAACAAAAATCCTGATCCCTGATCACAGCATTGAGCCAGATTCAGCTAGAACTTCAACCCTGCATTTAATCTAACTTTAAACGtgccttcaaaataaaacaagctactttttttttaacctagtcATAAAGTTTATTAAAATTGTTCATTAATGCTTCAAATGTAGCAAGAATGCATAGAtcccaaaatatacatatgtattttcttaTAGAAATAGATTAttctttataataaaaaaaactgTAGGAACATCTTTAACAGATTACTCAATTCATGACTGACAGTTACACGAGATTGCATCATGTACACAGCATTCCCAGCCATGCTTAAAGGATTGCATCACTTTGCCCTTGCTCTCCTCTCGCTCTTTTAAATAACCCCAGCGCCCAGCAGCCTGCGGAGCCCGCCCGGGGCCGGAGCCCCACCGCGCCGGCCACCgacagcccccggcccccgctgaGGTCCCCGCGCCGCGGCGGGACCTTCCGCCAACacgtaaataaagaaaaaaaaattttttttcaaaacaaaacgcACCCGACCAACCAACTctccccccgcggccccccgggCTCTCCCTTCGCCTCGGCCCGGGccggggtcggggcgggggggggcgcagagCAGGGCAAGGAGCCGGGGGCTCCGCtagccccgccgcccggccgggggTCAGCAGCGAGGCGAGGAGGCGAGCAGGGGCTCGGGCAGCTGTTTGAACAAGTTCCTGAGGGTGCTCAGCTCCCGGGAGAGCTGCTCCACCTTCTTCTGCAGCCGCTCGTTCTCGGCCGTCAGTTCCAAGACTTTGTGCTGCGTCTCCAGGTTGCGCATTTTCGCTTTGTCGCGGCTCTTGCGCACCGCGATGTTGTTCCTCTCCCGGCGGAGCTTGTACTCGTCGCTGTGCTTGTCCACGCACTTCTTGGGCTTGTTCTTGCCCGCCGCGGGGGCGGAGtagcccccgccgccggcggcggaCTTGGAGGACTCGGAGGggttgggggtgccgggggggctggaggaggacgAGGTGGACAGGTTCCCGCTGCTGCCGCTCGGCACCGACTGGTAACCCAGGTAGGAGCGCACGGTGCTGCCGTAGGGTGAGGACATGccccccggtcccggcccggctcccccttCTTCCTTACGGGGCCCTTTGCAAGAGTCCAGGGTCTCGAAGACCGGCTCCACTTTGGTTTCCACGATCTGGGGCGggaagcagcccggcagcccccccggctTGTGGCTCTGGCTGGCGCAGGGGTGGCTGTGCCGGGCGAGGCTGATGTAGGTGTAGTCGGGCTTCTTGCTCCCGCCGCTGCCTTTATAGTCCTCGGCGAAGAGATCGGAAAGGAAATCttggccgccgccgctgctgcagGGAGGCTCAAAGTtgccccctgctgctgctgcgggaggaggcGGCTGCGCCGGCTGCTGGGATGCTAAGGGGTCCAGGTAGGGGCTGAAGTCGATGGCTCTCTCGTGGTCCCCTACGGTGAGCTCGGTCATGGAGCGGCCCCCGGCCGCCCGCGGGTGCAGCTTGTTGAGAGCAGCCAGACAGTCCGCCTCGTAATAGAAATTAGCCACTTCCATGGATTTAAAGGCGGGCGGCTGGATGGGGAGGCATGCTGCGTCCCAGGCCACCAGGCGTTGCATGAAAGCAAAGGGGGATGCGGGGAGGAGAAAACGACGCAGG
The genomic region above belongs to Larus michahellis chromosome 12, bLarMic1.1, whole genome shotgun sequence and contains:
- the CEBPB gene encoding CCAAT/enhancer-binding protein beta; translated protein: MQRLVAWDAACLPIQPPAFKSMEVANFYYEADCLAALNKLHPRAAGGRSMTELTVGDHERAIDFSPYLDPLASQQPAQPPPPAAAAGGNFEPPCSSGGGQDFLSDLFAEDYKGSGGSKKPDYTYISLARHSHPCASQSHKPGGLPGCFPPQIVETKVEPVFETLDSCKGPRKEEGGAGPGPGGMSSPYGSTVRSYLGYQSVPSGSSGNLSTSSSSSPPGTPNPSESSKSAAGGGGYSAPAAGKNKPKKCVDKHSDEYKLRRERNNIAVRKSRDKAKMRNLETQHKVLELTAENERLQKKVEQLSRELSTLRNLFKQLPEPLLASSPRC